The genomic stretch AAAACTGGGCAGAAAATGGATTTGTGCAGACTTGGGCAGGTTCGCTATTCACACTACAAGAAAAAGAATGATTGAGGTGCAAAGACGGTCAAAAAGAGAAAATAAACCATATAGAGCATTTGAAATCCTGAATCTTGGTAAATATGAAAGAAAGTATTTCCTTGGTATTAATACCGATTTGCCAGAAGAAGAGCAGCAGCGACAGCTTGAACAAAAACAAGAGCAATACATAAACCTTATTTTAGAAGGATATAAGGCAAAAAGAATTGAAGGATTTAAAACTTTGCATGGGCAGAAAGCACAGCGGTTTGTTTATGTGGGTCCGATAGATTTTCCTGTAACTAAGGCAATCATTGATGATATTTATAAAGAGTGTCAGGAAAAACTGATTACCAATGTAGATGTTTTAGGATTTGAATTTGAGATGGGATTACACCCTTATATTGAACAGGAAATGAAAGATGCAGGAGTAAATCTAAAATTAAAGAACATTCCAAGAGAGGTATTTGATAGACGAGCAGTAGAAAAGGGACAGGTGAAATTCTATGATGTTGCCTATCTGGAAGTTGAACCAATTATAAAAGATAAAACAGTAAAAATTAAACTAAAAGATTTTATTACTTCTTTTACTCAAGACGATTTAGAAGAGATTGAACAAGCTATGAAAAAAGGAAGCAACAAAGTTGTGATTGAAGATGGGAACATTGTGAGACTCACAAAGGATAAGGATGGAATTTTAATAAGAGAAGTATTAACTAAAAAATGGACAGATTGGATTGATTATTGGGCAATAGATTTTGACTATCAGAGCAAAAAAGAAATTATCAGAATTAAAAGGAATGGGGAGACAAAAGAAGTCTGGACAGGCAATTATATCTTTGAGAACGAGTGGCAGTCATTCAGAACAAAGAAAAATCCAGAATTAGAACTCACCTCTACGCCACATACTTATGAACAGCCTGGTAAATACAAAATAGCAGTAAGAGTTGTGGATATTTTGGGACAAGACACGCTCCAGACAATAGACATAATATTGCCTAACAAAACATTAAACAAAAAGGATCAAATCTTTCCAGGCTATTGAAAAAGCAACCTTTATTTTCATTTTCCGTATCTCCTGAAAGATTTATTAATAACCTATTACTTTTTGTAGACTCTTGCAATAATTCAATTAGCCGTATGAGTAATTTTCTCACATAACATCAAGCTGAGGGGCTGAGAAAAGTGGAGCGACCGAAGGGAGCACATTTTTTACCAACTCATCTCAATGTTTTTGTTAGGCGATGCGTATTCGATTCCAGTAATTATTTACCCATTCAAGCGTTTTCTTGGCTGCTTTTAGCATCATCTCTGGCGGATAGTGCCTCAAGGAATCCCCGTATCGTATCTGATTCGGATATTGCGAAAAACCTAAATCATTAGCTGTAAGCAAGTTCCCCAAAGTTGCATTCCAATACGATGAATCAACCTTGACGGATCGAATTCTAACTGCTGGCACCCATTTGAGGTGGCCATTCGAAATTTCCACCTCAATTTGACATGTGCTTAAAAGAGCCAGGAGTTTTTTGAAATTATGGGAGCATCTCGTTATTTCAGCAACCGATTTCCCTGCTCTTTCAAGAATAGCTTTTAACGCAATTTCGCACGAAAGCAAACTGAGGTAGAGAACGGTACGCTTTGCATCCATTGAATCCAAGCCGATATCCATAATAATCTGGGCAGCATCAATGAGTTTCTCGCTGAATCCTGTACTATATTCTGGCATAAAATTATTTCTCTTTAACCGCCCAACATTTACTTTTATTCATATTATATTTGTAATGTAATTTCGTATATTCGTCAAATTTTATTTAATAAGAAACACCAAGGGGATGAGGGGTCGGCTGAAATAGCCTTGTTATACCTCATGTTAAATATTGTTCAGCAAAATTCTGTACGAAAAGCAACATCATTTCTGTTTGATTCTTATCGTATTCTTGGTATTCACCATGAGCCGCCTTATTTCTGACATGAGCCCATGTTGTGATTTGCTTCTGAACAAGCTTTGAATATACATCAGCTTTGGCCAAAGCTGCATTAAGAGGATCAATAGTTAGTGGTATCCCGTTGCCCCCGTTGGTAGAAATGCCATTCTTGTCACATAACTTCCTTAAACTATCTTCCAATACAGTACCTATTATTACTGTTGCTGCATCTTTATAACCTTTTTTCAGCAGATACTCACCCATCTCTAAAAAATCTGCGAAGATATCTGCCTGTACAAGAGCCCTGATATTAACCAGTAGACCTTTCTCATAATCATGTTTCACGGAAATCGCTATGCCGAGCATCTGCGATATCTGAGCACTCCAGTTGCTATGGATAAAGTAGAAATTCTTTGTATTCAAAGCTTGTGTATAGTTTGAAAATTGCTGACTGTCAGTTCCGTAGAGCTTTCTAATAAGTTGCCCCAATCTTGTAACCCAAGAAGTAACTTCGGCGAGCTCTTTTCCTTCCATCTCGCTACCAATGGAAATGGCTTTGTTGACAATTTTGTTTCCTACATCAACAAGGTTGTCTATTTCATTCTTTATGATTTCTTCCATTTTGCTCATAGTGTCTATCCTTTTGGGCTTAACATTTACTTTTATTCATATTATGTTTATATTGTAGTTTCGTATGCTTGTCAAATTTTATGGAGGGAATGATAGACCCCTATTTCGGTATTACTATTTCGGTATTGTTTTTGGATCTTCACTCTATTGGTTCAAAGACGGAGGTTGCCATTGTAACCAATCTTCTGGCTCCAGATCCTTTAGGTTGCAACTCATCATTCTCGAATCAACTTCAATTTCGTCACGTTTTCTCAAAGCAAAAGCTTTTTTTCTACAGCTAAATGCTACCCATGCATCAGTTATCCACCTGCGCTTATCATTTCTCGTTGTTGGACCGTATAGTATTGCTATTGCATATTTCAGGCTGACATCCCCATTTATAACTTGTGCTGGCAATTCACCTGTTAAATCAAAAGATGAAATAATATGGTCTTCACCTGGTAAAACAATATCCACATCAGCATGCATTGTTGATTTTTCCGTTTCGCCATTTACCCATGGT from Caldisericota bacterium encodes the following:
- a CDS encoding site-specific DNA-methyltransferase; translated protein: VSKDFPKKHDVISRYSKSSNLIFNYDDIRIPYSPESIDRQNRKMKAAGGMDFEEIKLNIEGKVPEDYWIDIHQASKYPGEVLGYATQKPGRLLTRIIKASSNEGDLIADFFCGSGTTCAVAEKLGRKWICADLGRFAIHTTRKRMIEVQRRSKRENKPYRAFEILNLGKYERKYFLGINTDLPEEEQQRQLEQKQEQYINLILEGYKAKRIEGFKTLHGQKAQRFVYVGPIDFPVTKAIIDDIYKECQEKLITNVDVLGFEFEMGLHPYIEQEMKDAGVNLKLKNIPREVFDRRAVEKGQVKFYDVAYLEVEPIIKDKTVKIKLKDFITSFTQDDLEEIEQAMKKGSNKVVIEDGNIVRLTKDKDGILIREVLTKKWTDWIDYWAIDFDYQSKKEIIRIKRNGETKEVWTGNYIFENEWQSFRTKKNPELELTSTPHTYEQPGKYKIAVRVVDILGQDTLQTIDIILPNKTLNKKDQIFPGY